A portion of the Novosphingobium sp. KA1 genome contains these proteins:
- a CDS encoding murein L,D-transpeptidase family protein — protein sequence MRGCLGIFAQVEKRRGIILAPLLLLLGASAVRAEPLPPIDLIRVDKSERRMELWSGGRVVRVIEHIQLGDQPLGPKRFEGDERTPEGRYQIDWGNPDSAYHLSLHISYPNTADRDYAAGQGRSPGGMIMIHGQPNGSDRRPAGDWTDGCIAVSNAQIEMLWQSVGDGTPIEILP from the coding sequence TTGCGGGGATGCCTCGGCATCTTCGCGCAAGTCGAAAAGCGGCGCGGGATCATTCTCGCGCCGCTTTTGCTTTTGCTGGGGGCATCGGCGGTGCGGGCCGAACCGCTTCCGCCGATCGACCTGATCCGCGTCGACAAGTCGGAGCGGCGCATGGAACTCTGGTCCGGCGGCCGCGTGGTCCGCGTGATCGAGCATATCCAGCTGGGTGACCAGCCCCTTGGCCCCAAGCGTTTCGAAGGCGATGAGCGCACACCCGAAGGTCGCTACCAGATCGACTGGGGCAACCCGGACAGTGCCTATCACCTCTCGCTCCACATCTCGTACCCCAATACGGCGGACCGCGACTATGCGGCCGGGCAGGGGCGTTCGCCGGGCGGGATGATCATGATCCATGGCCAGCCGAACGGGTCGGATCGCCGTCCTGCGGGCGATTGGACCGATGGCTGCATCGCGGTATCCAACGCTCAGATCGAGATGCTCTGGCAGTCCGTGGGCGATGGCACGCCGATCGAGATCCTGCCCTGA
- a CDS encoding sulfotransferase family 2 domain-containing protein translates to MVGMVTAMPQVRQSSTGTTGVNKLVAHAFGVRLVSDVPERLCRWGIAPRLDAKRRERLSRIRERGVLFVHVPKNAGTSVSHMLYGTQVKHATARYYAKVAPGMLDLPSFAVVRDPVERFLSAFAYARTGGTRDRIVSEPFRGRYEAFRDVDCAIAHLQRARSPFHLDHIFRPQAWYLQGPDGALAVDRLVPYDRLDEIADMPGLERLGGIPRLNTSKRRACGLSERQEAFVRDFYAADCDLFAWACAG, encoded by the coding sequence ATGGTCGGCATGGTCACAGCCATGCCACAAGTCCGTCAAAGCAGTACCGGAACGACCGGAGTGAACAAGCTGGTGGCCCACGCGTTCGGCGTGCGGCTGGTGAGCGATGTGCCGGAGCGGCTGTGCCGGTGGGGCATCGCGCCGCGCCTCGATGCCAAGCGGCGGGAGCGGCTCTCGCGCATTCGCGAGCGCGGGGTGCTGTTCGTTCACGTGCCCAAGAATGCGGGCACATCGGTGTCGCACATGCTCTACGGCACGCAGGTCAAGCATGCGACGGCGCGCTACTACGCCAAAGTGGCGCCGGGCATGCTGGACCTGCCGAGCTTCGCGGTCGTCCGCGATCCGGTGGAGCGCTTCCTTTCGGCCTTTGCTTATGCCCGCACCGGCGGCACGCGCGACCGCATCGTCTCGGAGCCGTTCCGGGGGCGCTACGAGGCATTTCGCGATGTCGATTGCGCGATCGCCCATCTGCAGCGGGCACGTTCGCCGTTTCATCTCGACCACATTTTCCGCCCACAGGCATGGTATCTGCAAGGCCCGGACGGCGCGCTGGCGGTGGATCGGCTGGTGCCCTACGATCGGCTGGACGAGATTGCCGACATGCCGGGGCTGGAGCGCCTCGGTGGCATTCCGCGTCTGAACACCTCGAAGCGGCGGGCTTGCGGACTGAGCGAGCGGCAGGAAGCATTCGTGCGTGATTTTTATGCGGCAGATTGCGATCTGTTCGCGTGGGCGTGTGCAGGTTGA
- a CDS encoding ATP phosphoribosyltransferase regulatory subunit, with the protein MQDNDRDLLPEGLGDRLQQQAWASQTVRRAAHDVLASHGYERVETPLIEFEKALAHRMAGVQVRRMFRFVDPVSLRMLALRSDMTAQVARIAATGLAEVPRPLRLSYSGQVCTIKGDGLDPRRERLQLGAELIGTDSVAAAAEIVELAIETLTAAGATGISVDFTLPDLVDTLSAEALPLPAGRIEAVRQMLDAKDAGGLVDVGGEGYLPLLYAVGPFESAIERLAAFDASGALAGRIAGLREIAARVGGKARLTLDPSERHGFEYQSWFGFTIYAEGIAGSLGRGGTYRILGQTGHHPESATGFSLYPDLLVDLLAAKAEAPQRLFLPLGHDAALAARQRAVGWVTVAALSESDDAIALGCSHILQGGEAVAV; encoded by the coding sequence ATGCAGGATAACGACCGCGATCTCTTGCCCGAAGGACTGGGCGACCGTCTTCAGCAGCAGGCCTGGGCCTCGCAAACCGTGCGCCGCGCCGCGCATGACGTGCTGGCCAGCCATGGCTACGAGCGCGTCGAGACGCCGCTGATCGAATTCGAGAAGGCGCTCGCGCACCGCATGGCGGGCGTGCAGGTGCGCCGCATGTTCCGTTTCGTCGATCCGGTTTCCTTGCGGATGCTGGCGCTACGCTCGGACATGACCGCGCAAGTCGCGCGCATCGCCGCCACCGGCCTTGCCGAAGTGCCGCGTCCGCTGCGTCTGTCCTATTCGGGACAGGTCTGCACCATCAAGGGGGACGGCCTCGACCCGCGCCGCGAGCGGCTGCAGCTTGGCGCCGAACTGATCGGCACCGATTCGGTGGCCGCCGCTGCCGAGATCGTCGAACTCGCCATCGAGACGCTCACTGCTGCCGGGGCCACCGGCATTTCGGTCGATTTCACGCTGCCCGATCTGGTCGATACGCTTTCGGCCGAAGCGCTGCCGCTGCCTGCTGGCCGGATCGAGGCGGTGCGCCAGATGCTCGACGCCAAGGACGCGGGCGGTCTGGTCGATGTGGGCGGCGAGGGCTACCTGCCGCTGCTCTATGCCGTCGGCCCGTTCGAGAGCGCGATCGAGCGCCTTGCCGCGTTCGACGCCAGCGGCGCGCTGGCAGGCCGCATCGCCGGTCTTCGCGAGATTGCCGCGCGTGTCGGCGGCAAGGCGCGCCTGACGCTGGATCCTTCGGAACGTCATGGTTTCGAGTACCAGTCGTGGTTCGGCTTCACGATCTATGCCGAGGGCATTGCCGGAAGCCTTGGCCGCGGCGGCACCTACCGCATTCTCGGCCAGACCGGCCACCATCCCGAATCGGCAACCGGCTTCTCGCTCTATCCCGACCTGCTGGTGGACCTGCTGGCCGCCAAGGCCGAAGCGCCGCAGCGCCTGTTCCTGCCGCTGGGCCACGATGCGGCGCTGGCCGCGCGTCAGCGTGCGGTGGGCTGGGTGACGGTGGCGGCGCTGTCCGAAAGCGACGATGCGATTGCGCTCGGCTGCTCGCACATCCTGCAAGGCGGCGAGGCGGTCGCGGTGTGA
- a CDS encoding adenylosuccinate synthase, giving the protein MANVTVIGAQWGDEGKGKIVDWLASRADAVVRFQGGHNAGHTLVVGDQVYKLSLLPSGIVTGTLSIVGNGVVLDPWHLKSEVEKLRGQGVEINPENFAIADNCPLILPLHRDLDGLRETAAGSGKIGTTGRGIGPAYEDKVGRRAIRVCDLAHLDALEPQLDRLCAHHDALRAGFNQPPVDREALINELREIAPFVLQFAQPVWKRLNKVRKAGARILFEGAQGVLLDVDHGTYPFVTSSNTVSGTAASGSGLGPSATGFVLGIVKAYTTRVGSGPFPTELEDETGQRLGERGHEFGTVTGRKRRCGWFDAVLTRQSCAISGVTGIALTKLDVLDGFEKVKICTGYRLNGKVLDYFPSHAADQAKVEPIYEEMDGWQGTTAGARSWADLPAQAIKYIQRVQELIETPVALVSTSPEREDTILVRDPFQD; this is encoded by the coding sequence ATGGCCAACGTAACCGTGATCGGTGCCCAGTGGGGCGATGAGGGCAAGGGCAAGATCGTCGACTGGCTGGCAAGCCGCGCCGACGCCGTTGTCCGTTTCCAGGGTGGCCACAATGCCGGCCACACGCTGGTCGTCGGCGACCAGGTCTACAAGCTGAGCCTGCTGCCTTCGGGCATCGTCACCGGCACGCTGTCGATCGTCGGCAACGGCGTGGTGCTGGATCCCTGGCACCTCAAGTCGGAAGTCGAGAAGCTGCGCGGCCAGGGCGTCGAGATCAATCCCGAGAACTTCGCGATTGCCGACAACTGCCCGCTGATCCTGCCGCTCCACCGCGACCTTGACGGCCTGCGCGAGACGGCGGCCGGTTCGGGCAAGATCGGCACCACCGGCCGCGGCATCGGCCCGGCCTATGAAGACAAGGTCGGCCGCCGCGCCATCCGCGTCTGCGACCTCGCCCACCTCGATGCGCTGGAGCCGCAGCTTGACCGTCTCTGCGCCCACCACGATGCGCTGCGAGCCGGTTTCAACCAGCCGCCGGTTGACCGCGAGGCACTGATCAACGAACTGCGCGAGATCGCGCCTTTCGTTCTCCAGTTCGCCCAGCCGGTGTGGAAGCGCCTCAACAAGGTCCGCAAGGCCGGCGCCCGCATCCTGTTCGAAGGCGCGCAGGGCGTGCTGCTCGACGTCGACCACGGCACTTATCCCTTCGTCACCAGCTCGAACACGGTTTCGGGCACGGCGGCTTCGGGTTCGGGCCTTGGCCCCTCGGCCACCGGCTTCGTGCTCGGCATCGTCAAGGCCTACACCACCCGCGTCGGTTCGGGCCCGTTCCCGACCGAGCTGGAAGACGAGACCGGCCAGCGTCTGGGCGAGCGTGGTCATGAATTCGGCACCGTCACCGGCCGCAAGCGCCGCTGCGGCTGGTTCGATGCGGTGCTGACCCGCCAGTCCTGCGCAATCTCCGGCGTGACCGGCATTGCGCTGACCAAGCTCGACGTTCTCGACGGCTTCGAGAAGGTGAAGATCTGCACCGGCTACCGCCTCAACGGCAAGGTGCTGGACTACTTCCCCAGCCACGCCGCCGATCAGGCCAAGGTCGAGCCGATCTACGAGGAAATGGACGGCTGGCAGGGCACCACTGCCGGTGCCCGTTCCTGGGCCGATCTGCCCGCGCAGGCGATCAAGTACATCCAGCGCGTGCAGGAACTGATCGAGACCCCGGTGGCCCTGGTTTCGACCAGCCCCGAGCGCGAGGATACCATCCTCGTTCGCGATCCTTTCCAGGACTGA
- a CDS encoding LysR family transcriptional regulator, producing the protein MDRLKGIEVFVRAIRLGGLSAAARELSMSPAMAAKHLNALEQRLGVTLVNRTTRRLALTEAGAAYLDRAERVLAELEEADAETMARSASVEGLLRVSGPAAFGSAYLVDLVTEFHALYPAVTIELGLNDRVVDLLEERWDVAVRIGKLADSNLVARRIAPVRLCICASPAYLERRGTPQSIEDLAAHECLGYTLSGEAGTTRWGFGADGSRAVAVRGSFHANNGQVLAQAAIAGMGLVYGPRFFVDRAIADGRLVELDLGAELIDLGAVHAVTHRSRRPAAKTRAWIDFLVRRLPSMARDW; encoded by the coding sequence ATGGACCGTCTGAAGGGCATCGAGGTATTTGTGCGGGCGATCCGGCTGGGCGGCCTTTCCGCCGCTGCGCGTGAATTGTCGATGTCTCCGGCGATGGCGGCCAAGCACCTGAATGCGCTTGAACAGCGCCTTGGCGTGACCCTGGTGAACCGCACCACGCGCCGTCTGGCCCTGACCGAGGCCGGGGCGGCCTATCTCGACCGGGCCGAGCGGGTGCTTGCCGAACTGGAGGAAGCCGATGCCGAGACGATGGCGCGTTCCGCCTCGGTGGAAGGGCTTCTGCGGGTCTCGGGGCCGGCCGCTTTCGGCAGCGCCTATCTGGTTGATCTCGTCACCGAGTTTCATGCGCTCTATCCGGCGGTGACGATCGAACTGGGCCTCAATGACCGCGTGGTCGACCTGCTGGAAGAACGCTGGGACGTGGCAGTGCGCATCGGCAAGCTGGCGGACAGCAACCTTGTCGCCCGCCGGATCGCGCCGGTGCGACTGTGCATCTGCGCATCGCCAGCCTATCTCGAGCGGCGCGGCACGCCGCAATCGATCGAGGATCTCGCCGCGCATGAATGCCTGGGTTATACCCTGAGCGGGGAGGCGGGGACGACCCGCTGGGGGTTTGGTGCCGATGGCAGCCGGGCCGTGGCGGTGCGCGGCTCGTTCCATGCCAACAACGGGCAGGTCCTGGCGCAGGCGGCGATAGCGGGAATGGGGCTGGTCTACGGACCGCGTTTTTTCGTGGACCGGGCGATTGCCGATGGACGCTTGGTCGAACTCGACCTTGGCGCCGAACTGATCGACCTCGGTGCCGTCCATGCCGTCACCCATCGTTCCCGCCGGCCTGCGGCCAAGACACGGGCATGGATCGACTTCCTGGTCAGGCGCCTGCCGTCCATGGCGCGCGACTGGTGA
- a CDS encoding RsmB/NOP family class I SAM-dependent RNA methyltransferase, which yields MDIPGLPARRAALNLIDAVLRRGETLDQAAGSALARVSGDADRALARAIAGEVLRWRADLDDLIDSATRLPLADDAKARAVLEIMLAQVLRLETPAHAVIATGLPLLMGGPRRLAHGVFSAVTRREAVLPAVPTLPEAAIERWSAAWGERVVDIAGGLAAPPPLDLALRDPAETAAWAERLGGISLMPGHVRLSRGTAVEHLEGFRDGAWWVQDLAASLPARLLGAGEGRKVLDLCAAPGGKTLQLAAAGWQVTALDLSKRRLERLGDNLKRTGLAAEIVQADALKWAPEEKFDAILLDAPCTATGTARRHPDVLHRIAARQIGEMVEIQSAMLERAAGWLKPGGTLVYAVCSMEPEEGEEQASRVALTPAPVTTGELPEGLVPTAEGWLRTDPGMLADAGGLDGFFVARWIRA from the coding sequence ATGGATATTCCCGGCCTTCCGGCGCGCCGTGCCGCGCTCAACCTTATCGATGCCGTGCTGCGGCGTGGCGAAACGCTCGACCAGGCGGCCGGTTCGGCGCTTGCCCGCGTGAGCGGCGACGCGGACCGGGCGCTTGCCCGCGCCATTGCCGGCGAAGTGCTGCGCTGGCGGGCCGACCTTGACGATCTGATCGATTCCGCCACCCGCCTGCCGCTGGCCGACGATGCCAAGGCCCGCGCCGTGCTGGAGATCATGCTGGCGCAGGTCCTGCGTCTGGAAACCCCGGCCCACGCGGTCATAGCCACCGGCTTGCCGCTGCTCATGGGCGGCCCGCGTCGTCTTGCGCACGGCGTGTTCTCGGCAGTGACCCGGCGTGAAGCCGTGCTGCCCGCCGTGCCGACGCTGCCCGAAGCCGCGATCGAGCGCTGGTCCGCCGCGTGGGGCGAGCGTGTGGTCGACATCGCTGGCGGTCTGGCCGCGCCGCCGCCGCTCGATCTCGCGCTGCGCGATCCGGCGGAAACGGCCGCGTGGGCCGAGCGACTGGGCGGCATCTCGCTCATGCCCGGCCATGTCCGCCTGTCGCGCGGTACGGCGGTCGAGCATCTTGAGGGTTTCCGCGATGGCGCCTGGTGGGTGCAGGATCTGGCCGCCAGCCTTCCCGCCCGCCTGCTGGGGGCTGGGGAGGGGCGCAAGGTGCTCGATCTCTGTGCTGCGCCCGGCGGCAAGACGCTGCAACTGGCTGCCGCCGGTTGGCAGGTTACCGCGCTCGATTTGTCGAAACGCCGCCTCGAACGTCTGGGCGACAACCTCAAGCGCACCGGTCTTGCTGCCGAGATCGTCCAGGCCGATGCGCTCAAGTGGGCGCCGGAAGAGAAGTTCGATGCGATCCTGCTCGACGCGCCGTGCACGGCCACCGGCACCGCACGCCGCCATCCCGACGTGCTGCACCGCATCGCCGCACGCCAGATCGGCGAGATGGTGGAGATCCAGTCAGCCATGCTCGAACGCGCGGCAGGCTGGCTGAAGCCCGGTGGCACGCTGGTCTACGCGGTCTGCTCGATGGAGCCGGAGGAAGGCGAGGAGCAGGCCTCCAGGGTTGCGCTGACCCCGGCGCCGGTCACGACCGGGGAACTTCCCGAGGGGCTCGTGCCGACGGCGGAAGGCTGGTTGCGCACCGATCCGGGCATGCTGGCGGATGCGGGCGGTCTCGACGGCTTCTTCGTGGCGCGCTGGATCCGCGCGTAA
- a CDS encoding class III extradiol ring-cleavage dioxygenase, translating into MTRQPSFYIPHGGGPCFFMPDPQGNWTSMAEFLRSLPTRLPEPPKAILVVSGHWETQGFAFTGAETPALLFDYYGFPQHTYELRFDAPGAPDLASEAARLLREAGFTAGLDSQRGYDHGVFVPLKVSWPEAEVPVVEMSLDRSLDPALHLAAGKALAPLRDQGVLIVGSGMSFHNMRGYGNPASTAPSQTFDAWLTAAATSDAETRAAALTGWAEAPGGRFSHPREEHLLPLMVAAGASEEAGEKVYSDLVLGTAISAFQFN; encoded by the coding sequence ATGACCCGCCAACCCAGCTTCTACATTCCCCACGGCGGCGGCCCCTGCTTCTTCATGCCCGATCCGCAGGGCAACTGGACCTCGATGGCCGAGTTCCTGCGCTCGCTGCCCACCCGCCTGCCCGAGCCGCCCAAGGCCATCCTCGTGGTTTCGGGTCACTGGGAAACGCAGGGCTTCGCCTTCACCGGCGCCGAAACCCCCGCGCTGCTGTTCGACTATTACGGCTTCCCGCAGCACACCTACGAGCTGCGCTTCGACGCCCCCGGCGCTCCCGATCTGGCGAGCGAAGCGGCACGGCTGCTGCGCGAGGCAGGCTTCACCGCCGGTCTCGACAGCCAGCGCGGCTACGACCACGGCGTTTTTGTCCCGCTCAAGGTATCGTGGCCCGAGGCCGAGGTGCCGGTCGTCGAGATGTCGCTCGACCGTTCACTCGATCCGGCGCTGCACCTCGCCGCCGGCAAGGCGCTCGCGCCGCTGCGCGATCAGGGCGTGCTGATCGTGGGTTCGGGCATGAGCTTCCACAACATGCGCGGCTACGGCAATCCCGCATCCACCGCGCCCTCGCAGACGTTCGACGCCTGGCTCACCGCCGCCGCGACGAGCGATGCCGAAACCCGCGCCGCAGCGCTCACCGGGTGGGCCGAGGCTCCGGGCGGCCGCTTCTCGCACCCCCGCGAGGAACATCTCTTGCCACTGATGGTGGCCGCCGGGGCATCGGAAGAGGCAGGCGAGAAAGTCTACTCCGATCTCGTGCTAGGCACGGCGATCTCGGCCTTCCAGTTCAACTGA
- a CDS encoding alpha/beta hydrolase — MKLPLPCLSLCAVLLLTTAATAPAGPQETGISYGTEALQTLDFWPAATSGPAPLVLFVHGGGWKRGDKDNATGQYKVAHYTGEGYAFASLNYRLVPDATVEQQAQDIADGLAALLKRADALGIARGKVVLMGHSAGAQLVALVGTDPQYLRKAGLSYADVAGVIPIDGAAYDVPSQMTDGPRIMQRTYAQAFGTEPARQRALSPTDQAAAPNAPAFLLLHVQRPDGVRQAEALEAALRKGGTRVERKGFSGEGLRGHMEINRELGNPAYPATAPVDAWLKQVFGKG; from the coding sequence ATGAAGCTGCCCCTGCCTTGCTTGTCCCTCTGCGCCGTGCTCCTGCTGACCACGGCGGCCACCGCGCCTGCCGGGCCGCAGGAAACCGGCATCAGCTACGGCACCGAGGCCCTGCAGACCCTCGATTTCTGGCCCGCCGCGACCAGCGGACCAGCCCCGCTGGTTCTCTTTGTCCATGGCGGCGGCTGGAAACGCGGCGACAAGGACAATGCCACCGGCCAATATAAAGTGGCGCACTACACCGGCGAGGGTTACGCCTTTGCCAGTCTCAACTATCGTCTCGTGCCGGACGCGACGGTGGAACAGCAGGCACAGGACATTGCCGATGGGCTCGCCGCGCTGCTCAAACGCGCCGATGCGCTGGGTATCGCGCGCGGAAAGGTCGTGCTGATGGGGCACAGCGCCGGCGCGCAACTGGTCGCACTGGTCGGCACCGATCCACAATATCTGCGCAAGGCCGGACTTTCCTATGCCGATGTCGCGGGCGTCATTCCCATCGACGGCGCCGCTTACGACGTGCCTTCGCAGATGACGGACGGTCCGCGCATCATGCAGCGCACCTACGCACAGGCCTTCGGCACCGAGCCTGCCCGCCAGCGCGCCCTCTCCCCCACCGATCAGGCGGCCGCCCCCAATGCGCCGGCCTTCCTGCTGCTCCATGTGCAGCGACCGGACGGCGTGCGCCAGGCAGAGGCCCTGGAAGCGGCGCTGCGCAAGGGCGGCACCCGGGTGGAGCGCAAGGGCTTTTCCGGCGAAGGGCTGCGCGGGCACATGGAGATCAACCGGGAACTGGGCAATCCGGCCTATCCGGCAACCGCCCCGGTCGATGCCTGGCTGAAGCAGGTGTTCGGGAAGGGTTGA
- a CDS encoding DUF1674 domain-containing protein translates to MTERATKRPEGFAKPAHWTNEPAPQPSSQDAAKPDEDADPDGISPTRYGDWVRNGIAVDF, encoded by the coding sequence ATGACCGAACGCGCCACAAAACGTCCCGAAGGCTTCGCCAAGCCCGCCCACTGGACGAACGAGCCCGCGCCCCAGCCTTCTTCGCAGGACGCGGCGAAGCCGGATGAGGACGCCGATCCCGACGGCATTTCGCCCACCCGCTACGGCGACTGGGTCCGCAACGGGATTGCCGTGGATTTCTGA
- a CDS encoding DoxX family protein translates to MTSPSSPAISASTAPYGAFVLRVTLGVTFLAHFALKLFVFTPAGTAAYFGSLGLPPALAYVTMAAEFLGGLALITGFKARAVALALIPLLVGTIVTVHGANGFFFNAPGGGWEYPAFWAIALLVQALIGDGAFALSPTLRKA, encoded by the coding sequence ATGACCTCACCTTCTTCCCCTGCCATTTCCGCCTCGACCGCCCCTTACGGCGCCTTTGTCCTGCGCGTCACCCTTGGCGTCACGTTCCTCGCGCACTTCGCGCTGAAGCTGTTTGTCTTCACTCCTGCCGGAACCGCCGCCTATTTCGGCAGCCTCGGCCTGCCGCCTGCGCTCGCCTATGTGACGATGGCCGCGGAATTCCTGGGCGGCCTGGCGCTCATCACCGGCTTCAAGGCCCGCGCCGTTGCCCTGGCACTGATCCCGCTGCTGGTCGGCACGATCGTCACCGTACACGGCGCCAACGGCTTCTTCTTCAACGCCCCCGGCGGCGGCTGGGAATACCCCGCTTTCTGGGCGATCGCTCTCCTTGTCCAGGCCCTGATCGGCGACGGTGCCTTTGCGCTCTCGCCCACGCTCCGCAAGGCCTGA